In Halobacillus amylolyticus, the following proteins share a genomic window:
- a CDS encoding glycine/sarcosine/betaine reductase selenoprotein B family protein produces MTETSNQMRPGLWETVNERYPGSMITKQDNVKLASLYKPLSESKLTFVSSAGVQPIGTMPFDTVHPVGDYTYRKVPSGSKPEDLEIHQLKYPTVGANEDLNVIFPIERLQELSNEGKIGGLTENFFTFIGYNMDPDQLEQKLAEDIADAVVKDDADLALLCPA; encoded by the coding sequence ATGACGGAAACCTCTAATCAGATGCGGCCAGGTCTTTGGGAGACAGTGAACGAACGATACCCTGGGTCAATGATTACGAAACAAGACAATGTGAAATTAGCTTCACTATACAAGCCATTGTCAGAGTCGAAGCTAACCTTTGTGAGTTCTGCGGGTGTCCAGCCGATTGGCACAATGCCTTTTGACACGGTTCATCCTGTAGGTGATTATACATATCGGAAGGTACCTTCTGGTTCAAAGCCTGAGGATTTGGAAATCCATCAATTGAAGTATCCGACAGTCGGTGCCAATGAAGACCTTAATGTTATTTTTCCAATTGAAAGACTACAAGAGCTAAGTAACGAAGGAAAAATTGGCGGGTTAACAGAAAACTTCTTTACCTTTATCGGGTATAATATGGATCCAGATCAATTGGAACAGAAATTAGCTGAAGATATTGCAGATGCTGTCGTGAAGGACGATGCTGACCTTGCCTTACTGTGCCCTGCATGA
- the selB gene encoding selenocysteine-specific translation elongation factor, whose product MDDTYFTIGMAGHIDHGKTTLTKALSNVDTDRLKEEKERSISIELGYAPLQIEEGVNLSIVDVPGHERFIRQMIAGVAGIDLVVLVIAADEGVMPQTKEHLEILEFLGIEHCIVAISKIDRVDDELLELVTEDIKEGLEGTIFRDAPFVYVDGVSGKGVDNLKQTMLSELKSVESRDAYGSFRLPVDQVFTVQGQGTIVRGTVYEGIVQKGSQLRLLPKDHKVRARQVQVHHKDQERALAGQRTAINLGGIDKEDISRGDVLVASDHFLVTKKIDVSLRFVAELKTPVNQRMPVKIHVGTSEVMGRIVFFDRNEVNKTGEEVLCQIQLEEEVVVRRGDRFILRRPTPVETIGGGWVIQPQGAKYRFGKETIAMLRNKKESTPEDLIEDVLSKHVLLDVKQLIQHTSLDEHVVKDAVTRGLEDRYLIEVNRQKYSLTKTFNKLKDEMTSQLKDYHQTFPMRLGMSKAELVQLFSKIYQKSFVEYSLNQLVEDGHLQKKEQFVSLAGFYPDLPKQWKQRMLEVINNLEKDGLSVKKWEEYVTGTPLSETDADELAVFLVQTKQAYRFMEDRLIHQSAVDDGIATLNEQTDDTFGIKEAKDILDVSRKYLIPFLELLDQLKITTRIEDKRKWIRKA is encoded by the coding sequence ATGGATGATACGTACTTTACGATTGGTATGGCGGGCCACATTGACCATGGAAAAACAACACTAACGAAAGCCCTGAGTAATGTGGATACAGATCGATTGAAGGAAGAAAAAGAAAGAAGTATTTCGATTGAATTAGGGTATGCCCCATTACAAATAGAAGAAGGTGTTAACCTATCGATCGTGGATGTTCCAGGACATGAGCGGTTTATTCGCCAAATGATTGCAGGTGTTGCCGGGATTGATCTCGTCGTGCTCGTGATTGCTGCCGATGAAGGTGTGATGCCACAGACGAAAGAGCATTTGGAGATACTAGAGTTTCTCGGGATTGAACATTGTATCGTTGCCATTTCTAAAATTGATCGTGTCGATGATGAACTGTTAGAACTCGTTACGGAGGATATTAAAGAGGGGCTTGAAGGAACAATCTTCCGTGATGCCCCATTCGTTTATGTTGATGGTGTATCGGGCAAGGGAGTAGACAACTTGAAGCAGACGATGCTAAGTGAACTAAAGTCAGTTGAAAGTCGTGATGCTTATGGTTCATTCAGATTGCCGGTTGATCAAGTTTTTACTGTACAGGGGCAAGGTACGATCGTCAGGGGGACGGTCTATGAAGGGATTGTTCAAAAAGGGAGTCAGTTAAGGCTGCTGCCAAAAGATCATAAGGTGAGGGCTCGTCAAGTACAAGTTCATCATAAAGACCAAGAGCGGGCACTCGCCGGGCAAAGGACAGCGATTAACCTCGGTGGGATCGATAAAGAGGACATAAGCCGTGGCGATGTACTTGTCGCTTCAGATCATTTTCTAGTTACGAAAAAAATTGATGTTTCCCTAAGGTTTGTTGCCGAGCTGAAAACACCTGTGAACCAACGGATGCCAGTGAAAATCCATGTTGGAACTTCTGAAGTAATGGGGAGAATTGTTTTTTTTGATAGAAATGAAGTGAATAAAACAGGCGAAGAAGTGCTCTGTCAAATTCAATTGGAGGAAGAAGTCGTTGTTCGTCGAGGCGACCGTTTTATTTTAAGGCGTCCAACCCCTGTTGAAACCATCGGGGGAGGCTGGGTAATTCAGCCTCAAGGGGCTAAATATCGTTTTGGCAAAGAAACAATAGCTATGCTGCGAAATAAGAAAGAAAGCACCCCAGAAGATCTGATTGAGGATGTATTGAGCAAGCATGTACTGCTTGATGTTAAACAACTGATTCAACACACCTCATTGGACGAACATGTGGTGAAAGATGCCGTTACTAGAGGACTAGAAGATAGGTATCTGATCGAGGTGAATAGGCAAAAATATAGCTTAACGAAAACTTTTAATAAGCTTAAGGATGAAATGACTTCACAGCTTAAGGATTATCACCAGACCTTTCCAATGAGACTAGGGATGAGTAAAGCAGAGCTTGTTCAGTTGTTTAGTAAAATCTATCAAAAATCGTTTGTCGAATATAGCCTAAATCAATTGGTTGAAGATGGTCATTTACAAAAAAAAGAGCAGTTTGTTTCCTTAGCAGGCTTTTACCCGGATTTACCTAAACAGTGGAAACAGAGGATGCTAGAAGTCATTAATAATCTTGAGAAAGATGGGCTGTCCGTAAAGAAATGGGAGGAGTATGTAACGGGTACACCACTATCGGAAACGGATGCTGACGAGCTGGCTGTTTTCCTTGTACAGACAAAGCAAGCCTATCGGTTCATGGAGGATAGACTTATCCACCAATCAGCTGTTGATGATGGTATAGCGACATTGAATGAGCAAACAGATGACACATTTGGAATTAAAGAGGCGAAAGATATCCTGGATGTATCTAGAAAATATTTGATTCCTTTTTTAGAGTTGTTGGATCAGTTAAAAATCACCACTCGTATAGAAGATAAACGGAAATGGATTAGGAAAGCGTAA
- a CDS encoding lactate 2-monooxygenase yields MPNFGNQVQFSLYQTMPNPDPERLPVVYEEWEKRAREVLEDGPFYYVAGGAGGESTMQANLQAFNRWKIVPRMLREVDDRDLTVELFGDTYDSPLMHAPIGVQSIIHPDGELASARASAEMGVPYITSSASTKPMEEIAKAMGDAPKWFQLYWNKDQDVTASFVKRAEASGYSAIVVTLDTPMMAWREYDLKNVYLPFLIGEGVGNYFTDPAFCSKLSKSPKVDPASAIMHWAKTFGNPGLTWDDIAFLRKHTRLPILLKGILHPDDAKLALDHGVDGVIVSNHGGRQVDGALGALEALPQVCDVIQDRIPVLMDSGIRRGADVIKALALGAKAVLVGRPCMYGLAAAGERGVKEVLQNMMADMDITMALAGERSVSGLDKSVLRESK; encoded by the coding sequence ATGCCAAACTTCGGTAACCAAGTTCAATTTAGCTTGTATCAGACAATGCCTAATCCCGATCCTGAAAGACTTCCCGTCGTTTATGAAGAATGGGAAAAGCGGGCGCGTGAAGTGCTGGAAGATGGCCCCTTCTATTATGTGGCTGGCGGTGCCGGGGGAGAAAGTACGATGCAGGCAAATCTTCAAGCTTTTAATCGATGGAAGATAGTGCCCAGGATGCTTCGTGAAGTGGATGATCGTGATTTAACCGTAGAATTATTCGGCGACACTTATGATTCTCCCTTGATGCATGCGCCCATTGGTGTTCAATCGATCATTCATCCTGATGGTGAGCTAGCCTCTGCTAGAGCTTCTGCTGAAATGGGTGTGCCCTATATTACAAGCTCGGCATCAACAAAGCCTATGGAGGAGATTGCAAAGGCAATGGGTGATGCGCCGAAATGGTTTCAACTGTATTGGAATAAGGATCAAGATGTAACAGCTAGTTTTGTAAAAAGAGCGGAGGCATCAGGATATTCAGCTATAGTCGTCACCCTGGATACGCCGATGATGGCTTGGCGGGAATATGATCTGAAAAATGTATATTTACCCTTTCTAATAGGAGAAGGCGTGGGAAATTACTTCACTGATCCTGCCTTTTGTTCCAAACTTTCGAAGTCTCCTAAAGTGGATCCTGCTTCCGCCATTATGCATTGGGCGAAAACCTTCGGGAATCCAGGGTTAACATGGGATGACATTGCCTTTTTAAGAAAACATACAAGGTTGCCAATTTTGTTAAAAGGAATCCTGCATCCAGATGATGCAAAGCTCGCGTTAGACCATGGGGTTGATGGAGTTATCGTTTCTAATCATGGCGGCCGTCAAGTAGATGGTGCATTAGGGGCCCTTGAGGCGCTTCCGCAAGTCTGTGATGTGATCCAAGATAGAATCCCTGTGCTCATGGATAGCGGAATTCGACGCGGGGCAGATGTCATTAAGGCATTGGCTCTCGGAGCAAAAGCTGTGCTTGTGGGAAGACCATGTATGTATGGTTTAGCTGCAGCGGGAGAACGAGGTGTCAAAGAAGTATTACAAAATATGATGGCCGATATGGATATAACCATGGCACTAGCTGGTGAGAGGTCAGTCAGCGGGCTGGATAAATCAGTACTTAGGGAATCTAAGTAG